A part of Escherichia marmotae genomic DNA contains:
- a CDS encoding IS3 family transposase — protein MAKPKYSLETRLAVVNHYLAGHDGARRTAERFGVEETLVRRWVRAWQLHGIDDITWKNDRHSPEFRLTVVLKALSEELTMREAAARFNISNESVVRHWVKVYKDTGEEGLLNIKPGRSKDMTKPQKTPPITDAELEKLSPEELRAELRYLRAENAYLKKLKALVQSEKNGRKPG, from the coding sequence ATGGCAAAGCCAAAATATTCTCTCGAAACCAGATTAGCTGTCGTTAATCATTATCTTGCCGGACACGATGGCGCACGTCGTACCGCTGAACGTTTTGGTGTTGAAGAAACACTTGTGCGACGCTGGGTAAGAGCCTGGCAACTCCACGGTATTGATGATATTACATGGAAAAATGACCGCCACTCTCCTGAGTTTCGACTGACGGTTGTTCTGAAGGCTCTGAGTGAAGAACTTACCATGCGCGAGGCCGCCGCACGGTTTAATATCTCAAATGAATCCGTGGTCCGGCACTGGGTGAAGGTTTACAAAGACACCGGTGAAGAAGGACTTCTGAACATAAAACCAGGTCGGAGCAAGGACATGACAAAACCTCAAAAAACACCTCCAATTACCGATGCAGAACTGGAAAAGTTATCTCCCGAAGAACTGCGGGCGGAACTCCGTTACCTTCGCGCAGAGAATGCCTATCTAAAAAAGCTGAAGGCCTTAGTTCAAAGCGAGAAAAACGGCAGAAAGCCCGGATAA
- the glyS gene encoding glycine--tRNA ligase subunit beta — protein sequence MSEKTFLVEIGTEELPPKALRSLAESFAANFTAELDNAGLAHGTVEWFAAPRRLALKVANLAEAQPDREIEKRGPAIAQAFDAEGKPSKAAEGWARGCGISVDQAERLTTDKGEWLLYRAHVKGESTEALIPNMVATSLAKLPIPKLMRWGASDVHFVRPVHTVTLLLGDKVIPATILGIQSDRVIRGHRFMGEPEITIDNADQYPEILRERGKVIADYEERKAKIKADAEEAARKIGGNADLSESLLEEVASLVEWPVVLTAKFEEKFLAVPSEALVYTMKGDQKYFPVYANDGKLLPNFIFVANIESKDPQQIISGNEKVVRPRLADAEFFFNTDRKKRLEDNLPRLQTVLFQQQLGTLRDKTDRIQALAGWIAEQIGADVNHATRAGLLSKCDLMTNMVFEFTDTQGVMGMHYARHDGEAEDVAVALNEQYQPRFAGDSLPSNPVACALAIADKMDTLAGIFGIGQHPKGDKDPFALRRAALGVLRIIVEKNLNLDLQTLTEEAVRLYGDKLTNANVVDDVIDFMLGRFRAWYQDEGYTVDTIQAVLARRPTRPADFDARMKAVSHFRTLEAAAALAAANKRVSNILAKSDEVLSDRVNASTLKEPEEIKLAMQVVVLRDKLEPYFAEGRYQDALVELAELREPVDAFFDKVMVMVDDKDLRINRLTMLEKLRELFLRVADISLLQ from the coding sequence ATGTCTGAGAAAACTTTTCTGGTGGAAATTGGCACTGAAGAGCTGCCACCAAAAGCACTGCGCAGCCTGGCAGAGTCCTTTGCTGCGAACTTTACTGCGGAGCTGGATAACGCCGGTCTCGCACACGGTACTGTTGAATGGTTTGCTGCTCCGCGTCGTCTGGCGCTGAAAGTGGCTAACCTTGCGGAAGCACAGCCTGATCGTGAAATCGAAAAACGTGGCCCGGCAATTGCCCAGGCATTTGACGCCGAAGGCAAACCGAGCAAAGCTGCAGAAGGTTGGGCGCGTGGTTGCGGGATCTCCGTTGACCAGGCTGAGCGTCTGACTACTGACAAAGGTGAATGGTTGCTGTATCGCGCTCACGTGAAGGGCGAAAGCACCGAAGCGCTGATACCGAACATGGTAGCTACTTCGCTTGCGAAATTGCCGATTCCGAAACTGATGCGCTGGGGCGCAAGCGACGTACACTTCGTGCGTCCAGTTCATACTGTGACTTTGCTGCTGGGCGATAAAGTCATTCCGGCAACCATTCTGGGTATTCAGTCCGATCGCGTGATTCGCGGCCACCGCTTTATGGGCGAGCCGGAAATTACTATCGATAATGCCGATCAATATCCGGAAATTCTGCGTGAGCGCGGTAAAGTCATCGCTGATTACGAAGAACGTAAGGCGAAGATTAAAGCCGATGCCGAAGAAGCCGCGCGTAAGATTGGCGGTAACGCTGACTTAAGCGAAAGCCTGCTGGAAGAAGTGGCTTCGCTGGTGGAATGGCCTGTCGTTCTGACTGCGAAATTTGAAGAGAAATTCCTCGCGGTGCCGTCTGAAGCACTGGTTTACACCATGAAAGGTGACCAGAAATACTTCCCGGTGTATGCGAATGACGGCAAATTGCTGCCGAACTTTATCTTCGTTGCCAACATCGAATCAAAAGATCCGCAGCAAATTATCTCCGGTAATGAAAAAGTCGTTCGCCCGCGTCTGGCGGATGCGGAGTTCTTCTTTAATACCGACCGTAAAAAACGTCTGGAAGATAACCTGCCGCGTCTGCAAACCGTGCTGTTCCAGCAACAATTAGGTACGCTGCGCGACAAGACTGACCGCATTCAGGCGCTGGCTGGCTGGATTGCTGAACAGATTGGTGCTGACGTCAACCACGCGACCCGTGCGGGGCTGCTGTCCAAGTGTGACCTGATGACCAATATGGTCTTCGAGTTCACTGACACTCAGGGCGTGATGGGTATGCACTACGCGCGCCACGATGGCGAAGCGGAAGATGTGGCTGTCGCGCTGAACGAGCAGTATCAGCCGCGCTTTGCTGGTGATTCTCTGCCGTCTAACCCGGTGGCCTGTGCGCTGGCGATCGCTGACAAGATGGATACTCTGGCTGGTATCTTCGGTATTGGTCAGCATCCGAAAGGCGATAAAGACCCGTTTGCGCTGCGTCGTGCGGCACTCGGCGTGTTGCGTATTATCGTCGAGAAGAACCTGAACCTCGATCTGCAAACGCTAACCGAAGAAGCGGTGCGTCTGTACGGCGATAAGCTGACCAACGCTAATGTGGTCGATGACGTTATCGACTTTATGCTTGGCCGTTTCCGTGCCTGGTATCAGGACGAAGGTTATACCGTCGACACCATCCAGGCCGTTCTGGCGCGCCGCCCAACTCGTCCGGCAGATTTCGATGCCCGTATGAAGGCCGTATCGCACTTCCGTACTCTGGAAGCAGCGGCAGCACTGGCGGCAGCGAATAAGCGTGTATCCAACATTCTGGCGAAATCTGACGAAGTCCTGAGCGATCGTGTGAACGCATCTACCCTGAAAGAGCCGGAAGAAATTAAGCTGGCGATGCAGGTGGTTGTACTGCGCGACAAGCTGGAGCCATACTTCGCTGAAGGTCGTTACCAGGATGCGCTGGTCGAACTGGCTGAACTGCGTGAACCGGTTGACGCCTTCTTCGATAAAGTGATGGTTATGGTTGATGATAAAGATCTGCGTATCAACCGTCTGACCATGCTGGAAAAACTGCGCGAATTGTTCCTGCGCGTTGCGGATATTTCGTTGTTGCAGTAA